The DNA segment GAGCAAGGTGCCGCTGCTCGGCGACATCCCGCTGCTGGGCAGGCTGTTCCGCAGCACCCGCGAGGTCAACGAAAAGACCAACCTGATGGTCTTCCTGCGCCCGACCCTGCTGCGCGACAGCGCCGCCGGCAGCCAGGCCAGCGCACGCAAGTACAACGACCTGCGCCAGTTGCGCCCAGCCAATCGCGGCGACAACCGCCTGCTGCTGCCCAAGGACAGCCATGGCCTGTTCGACGCATCAAAGAAAGATCCGGTGCTGGACCTGCGCCAGCCGGAACCGCGCCCATGAGCGCCCTGCCCCCCCTGCCGTTCAGCTATGCCCGGCGTCACGGCGTACTGCTGGAGCCGGGCGCGGATGGCCCGCTGCTGGTGTGCCGGACGGACACGCCACTGGAGATCCTCGCCGAGGTGCGCCGGCACGTCGCCATCGTCGGCCGCAGCCTGGTACTCGACATGGACGCCTTTGCCCAGCGTCTGGCGGAGCGTTATCGCGATGGTCGCGGCGATGCCATGCAGGTGGCCGAGGGCCTGGGCGCCGAGATCGCCAGCCAGGACGACCTCGCCAGCCTCGCCGAGCAACTGCCACAGACCACCGACCTGCTGGAGCAGGAAGACGACGCGCCGATCATCCGCCTGATCAACGCCATCCTCGGCGAGGCGGTGAAGGCCAAGGCCTCGGACATCCACCTGGAAACCTTCGAGCAGCACCTTTCCGTCCGCCTGCGGGTGGACGGCCTGTTGCGCGAAGTCCTGCGCCCCCGCCGCGAACTGGCGGGGCTGCTGGTGTCGCGGATCAAGGTGATGGCCAAACTCGACATCGCCGAGAAGCGCATCCCCCAGGACGGCCGCATCGCCCTGCGCATCGCCGGCCACGAGGTGGACGTGCGTGTCTCCACCCTGCCCTCGGCCCACGGCGAACGGGTGGTGATGCGCCTCTTGGACAAGCAGGCCGGGCGCCTGGACCTTAGCCGCCTGGGCATGGCAACGGGAACCCGCGAACGGCTGGAGGGCGCCCTGCACCGGCCCCACGGCATCCTGCTGGTCACCGGCCCCACCGGCTCGGGCAAGACCACCACCCTTTATGCGGGCCTGGCCAGCCTCAACAGCCTGAGCCGCAACATCCTCACCATCGAAGACCCGGTGGAGTACCACCTGCCGGGCATCGGCCAGACCCAGGTCAACACCAAGGTGGACATGACCTTCGCCCGTGGCCTGCGCGCCATCCTGCGCCAGGACCCGGACGTGGTGATGGTCGGCGAGATCCGCGACCGGGAAACCGCGGAGATCGCCGTTCAGGCCTCGCTGACCGGCCACCTGGTGCTCTCCACCCTGCACACCAACAGCGCCGTGGGCGCCGTCACCCGCCTGGTGGACATGGGCATCGAACCCTTCCTGCTCAGCACTTCGCTGCTGGGCGTCCTGGCCCAACGCCTGGTGCGCCTGCTCTGCCCCCGGTGCAAGACGCAAGCCACGGCGGACGCCACAGCCTGCGCCCACCTCGGGCTGGACCCGGCGAGCCCACCGACATTGTGGCAACCCGTAGGGTGCGATGCCTGCCAGCACAGCGGCTACCGCGGCCGCCAGGGCATCTACGAGCTGGTGTTGCTGGATGAAGCCCTGCGCCAGCTGATCCACCAGTGTGCCGGCGAAGCCGAGCTGGCCCGCCACGCCCGCCAGCAGGGCACCCGCCTGTTCGCCGATGGCCGCGCCAAGGTGCTGGCCGGCGTCACCAGCCTGGAAGAACTGCTGCGCGTGACCCGCGAGGACTGAGCATGGCCGCCTACGAATACCTCGCCATGGACCCGGCCGGACGCAAGCTGCGCGGCGTGCAGGAAGCCGACAGCGAACGCCAGGCCCGCCAGTTGCTGCGCGAGCGCCACCTGGTGCCGCTGCGCCTGCGCACTGCCCGCGACGGCCAGCGCTCCACGGGCAGCAGCCGGCGCGGCCTCGGCGCCGCCGAGCTGGCGCTGGTCACCCGCCAGCTCGCCACACTGGTGCAGGCGGCACTGCCGCTGGAGGAGGTGCTTGCCGCAGTGGCGGCTCAATGCGAGAAGCGCAGTCACCAGAGCATGCTGCTGGCCATTCGCGCGCGGGTACTCGAAGGCCACGGCCTGGCCCGCGCCATGGCCGAGTTCCCCCGCGCCTTCCCAGCGCTGTACCGCGCCACGGTGGCGGCGGGTGAACGCGCTGGCCATCTGGGCCAGGTGCTGCTGCAGCTGGCCGACTACACCGAAGCACGCCAGGCC comes from the Pseudomonas sp. TCU-HL1 genome and includes:
- the gspE gene encoding type II secretion system ATPase GspE: MSALPPLPFSYARRHGVLLEPGADGPLLVCRTDTPLEILAEVRRHVAIVGRSLVLDMDAFAQRLAERYRDGRGDAMQVAEGLGAEIASQDDLASLAEQLPQTTDLLEQEDDAPIIRLINAILGEAVKAKASDIHLETFEQHLSVRLRVDGLLREVLRPRRELAGLLVSRIKVMAKLDIAEKRIPQDGRIALRIAGHEVDVRVSTLPSAHGERVVMRLLDKQAGRLDLSRLGMATGTRERLEGALHRPHGILLVTGPTGSGKTTTLYAGLASLNSLSRNILTIEDPVEYHLPGIGQTQVNTKVDMTFARGLRAILRQDPDVVMVGEIRDRETAEIAVQASLTGHLVLSTLHTNSAVGAVTRLVDMGIEPFLLSTSLLGVLAQRLVRLLCPRCKTQATADATACAHLGLDPASPPTLWQPVGCDACQHSGYRGRQGIYELVLLDEALRQLIHQCAGEAELARHARQQGTRLFADGRAKVLAGVTSLEELLRVTRED